Proteins encoded by one window of Microcoleus sp. FACHB-68:
- a CDS encoding tetratricopeptide repeat protein — MLNNIWNCLFREFPDLFSNNEPPSPPPPPRQTLSDEELEAVFMQLLDGVREGWSRGSVKGFLIAKRVTDAEWIAWLRRFEESLQSVPAQHEELARRLVQFGEIRRERLGEVAVEIGRHLLAQIPQRQEIENLEENIEGAEVWFNRGNEQYRREDFLAALTSYNRAVEIQPNFHLAWNSQGNSLAELEQYEEALICYNRAVEIKPDFYQALYNCGLLLAELEQYEEALICSNRAVEIKSEFYEAWNSQGNMLARLGRQEEALTSFARAIEIKPEYHQAWYNRGNLLNDLGRYEEALASFSRTLEIKPDYHKTWVKLGISLNKLGRYEEALTSLKRAVGINRNDHEAWKNQGKVLARLGRHEEALTSFNRVVEIQPNDHEAWYSRGMCLDYLGHYEEALTSYNRALEIKPDFYQA; from the coding sequence ATGTTAAACAATATTTGGAATTGTCTTTTTAGAGAGTTTCCGGACTTATTTAGTAACAACGAGCCGCCATCCCCTCCGCCGCCACCGCGTCAAACCCTGAGTGATGAAGAACTTGAGGCGGTTTTCATGCAGTTACTTGATGGGGTACGTGAGGGGTGGAGTCGGGGATCGGTGAAGGGGTTTTTGATAGCTAAACGGGTTACAGATGCGGAGTGGATCGCCTGGTTGCGTCGGTTTGAGGAATCGTTGCAAAGTGTGCCGGCGCAGCATGAAGAATTAGCGCGGCGGTTGGTACAGTTTGGGGAAATTCGTAGGGAGAGATTGGGGGAAGTCGCAGTAGAAATAGGTCGGCACTTACTGGCACAAATACCGCAGCGGCAAGAGATAGAAAATTTAGAGGAAAATATTGAAGGGGCTGAGGTATGGTTTAATCGAGGCAATGAACAATACAGGAGAGAAGATTTTCTTGCTGCGCTTACTTCCTACAACCGCGCCGTTGAAATTCAACCCAACTTTCACCTAGCGTGGAATAGCCAGGGAAATTCGCTCGCTGAATTAGAGCAGTATGAAGAGGCGCTCATTTGCTATAATCGCGCCGTTGAAATTAAACCTGACTTTTACCAAGCTTTGTATAACTGCGGGCTATTGCTTGCTGAATTAGAGCAATATGAAGAGGCGCTCATTTGCTCTAATCGCGCCGTTGAAATTAAATCTGAATTTTATGAGGCTTGGAATAGCCAAGGGAATATGCTAGCTAGATTAGGCCGGCAAGAAGAAGCACTCACTTCTTTTGCTCGCGCAATTGAAATTAAGCCTGAATACCACCAGGCTTGGTATAATCGAGGTAATTTACTAAATGATTTAGGTCGATATGAAGAGGCACTTGCTTCTTTCAGCCGCACGCTTGAAATTAAACCCGATTACCACAAAACTTGGGTAAAACTGGGCATATCGCTGAATAAATTGGGCCGGTATGAAGAAGCACTCACTTCCTTAAAACGTGCCGTTGGAATTAACCGCAACGATCATGAAGCTTGGAAAAATCAAGGAAAAGTGCTAGCTAGATTAGGCCGGCATGAAGAAGCGCTCACTTCCTTCAACCGTGTCGTTGAAATTCAACCTAACGATCACGAAGCTTGGTATAGCCGGGGGATGTGTCTAGATTATTTAGGTCACTATGAGGAGGCGCTTACTTCCTACAACCGCGCCCTTGAAATTAAACCGGACTTTTACCAAGCTTAG
- a CDS encoding aspartate kinase, producing the protein MALIVQKYGGSSVGSVERIQAVAQRVINSVKAGNSVVVVVSAMGKTTDGLVKLANEISSNPSRREMDMLLSTGEQVSIALLSMALQELGQPAISLTGAQVGIVTEAEHTRARILRIETDRMQRQLDAGKVVVVAGFQGIASSADLEITTLGRGGSDTSAVALAAALRADFCEIYTDVPGILTTDPRLVPDAQLMAEITCDEMLELASLGAKVLHPRAVEIARNYGVPLVVRSSWTDDPGTKVISPARVPRPLKGLEIVHPVDAVEFDTDQAKVSLLRVPDRPGVAARLFGEIGKQNLDVDLIIQSIHEGNSNDIAFTVTKHSLNQAEAVASAIAPTLRSHLDAAPDEAEVMVERKIAKVSIAGAGMIGRPGVAAQMFQTLADAGVNIQMISTSEVKVSCVIDAEDGDRAISALCETFEVNSSPVREQSSLPLAPSPSLPLPPPVRGVALDMKQARLAIRHIPDRPGMAAQLFGLLAKRNISVDTIIQSQRCRIINGVATRDIAFTVARADAEDARMALAALAAEWGSVEVVLDTAIAKVSVVGSGMVNHPGIAAQMFDALAKQQINIQMIATSEIKISCVVDEESGVQALQAIHTAFELAGTQKIEVPA; encoded by the coding sequence ATGGCGCTAATCGTTCAAAAATATGGTGGCAGTTCCGTTGGGTCAGTCGAACGCATTCAAGCAGTGGCTCAACGTGTAATAAACTCGGTGAAAGCCGGCAACTCGGTAGTAGTGGTGGTTTCTGCAATGGGAAAAACCACCGATGGGTTGGTGAAACTAGCCAATGAAATCTCCTCAAACCCCAGCCGGCGGGAAATGGATATGCTGCTGTCCACCGGCGAACAAGTTTCCATCGCCCTCCTCAGCATGGCATTGCAGGAACTCGGACAGCCGGCAATTTCCCTCACCGGCGCACAAGTCGGCATTGTCACGGAAGCGGAACACACCCGCGCCCGCATTTTACGCATTGAAACTGATCGGATGCAGCGCCAGCTTGATGCCGGTAAAGTTGTCGTCGTTGCCGGCTTCCAAGGTATCGCCAGCAGCGCAGACTTAGAAATTACTACCTTGGGGCGCGGCGGTTCCGACACCTCAGCCGTTGCCCTCGCTGCTGCACTCAGGGCAGACTTCTGCGAGATTTATACCGATGTCCCCGGTATTTTAACCACCGACCCGCGCCTCGTGCCAGACGCCCAGCTAATGGCAGAAATTACCTGTGATGAAATGCTCGAACTTGCCAGTTTGGGCGCAAAGGTACTGCATCCCCGCGCGGTAGAAATTGCCCGTAATTACGGCGTTCCCTTAGTGGTACGCTCTAGTTGGACAGATGACCCCGGCACAAAAGTCATCTCACCGGCACGCGTTCCCCGCCCCCTGAAAGGCTTAGAAATTGTGCATCCGGTTGATGCGGTAGAATTTGACACCGATCAAGCAAAGGTTTCCCTGCTGCGAGTACCTGATCGTCCCGGTGTAGCAGCGCGTTTATTTGGCGAGATCGGCAAACAAAACCTGGATGTTGACTTAATTATCCAGTCTATTCACGAAGGCAATAGCAACGATATCGCCTTTACTGTTACCAAACATTCCCTGAATCAAGCCGAAGCCGTAGCGTCTGCGATCGCCCCCACGCTTCGCAGTCACCTTGATGCTGCACCCGATGAAGCCGAGGTAATGGTGGAACGGAAAATCGCTAAAGTCAGTATTGCCGGTGCCGGCATGATCGGGCGTCCCGGCGTGGCGGCGCAGATGTTCCAAACTTTAGCGGATGCCGGTGTGAATATCCAAATGATTTCCACCTCTGAAGTGAAAGTTAGTTGCGTCATCGACGCCGAAGATGGGGATCGCGCGATCTCCGCCCTCTGCGAAACCTTTGAAGTCAATAGTTCGCCGGTACGCGAACAATCTTCTCTCCCCCTCGCCCCCTCCCCCTCTCTCCCCCTCCCGCCCCCGGTACGCGGCGTGGCGCTAGATATGAAACAAGCCCGCCTTGCGATTCGCCATATCCCCGATCGCCCCGGCATGGCAGCGCAGTTATTCGGACTATTGGCAAAGCGCAATATCAGTGTTGACACAATCATCCAATCCCAGCGCTGTCGCATTATTAATGGCGTGGCAACGCGGGATATTGCCTTCACCGTAGCCAGGGCTGATGCAGAGGACGCCCGGATGGCTTTGGCAGCTTTGGCGGCTGAGTGGGGAAGTGTTGAGGTGGTGCTAGATACGGCAATTGCCAAAGTTAGTGTCGTGGGTTCTGGCATGGTTAACCATCCCGGTATTGCGGCGCAGATGTTTGATGCGCTGGCGAAACAGCAAATCAATATTCAAATGATTGCCACGTCTGAAATTAAAATTAGCTGTGTGGTGGATGAAGAAAGTGGTGTGCAGGCTTTGCAAGCGATCCACACAGCCTTTGAATTAGCCGGCACTCAAAAAATAGAGGTGCCGGCTTGA